AGGGGCCGGCGTCGAACCAGATTATCTCGATGACCTCGGACACGCGCATTGTGGACGAGGGCAAGAAGAAGCATGACCTGGTGGAGGAGCCTGCGTATGCGGTGCAGATTCTGGACCAGCCCCAGGGGCAACATGCCCATACGCTGCGGGTGATTCATATCAGCAGCATGGACCTGCTGCCGTACCAGCAGGATATTTATGACGCGGCGGGGAACATCTCGACCAAGGCGTTTTATAGCGACTACCAGTACTTCAACAACACGCCTTTTCCGATGCACATCAAGATCGAGCGGCCGCAGGACCACTATGGACTGGACGTTGTGATTACGAAGCTGACGCTGAATCAGAAGCTGGATGATGACCAGTTCGAGCTGAAGATTCCTGAAGGGTATCCGGTGCAGACGATGAAGTAGCTTTGAAAACTTAACGCCGATTGATACCGATAACACCGATTTAAAAGCGCAGGACGACCACGGATTTCGCGGAGTTGCACGGATTTTATCTTTAGATTTCATCCGTGTTCTTCCGCGAAATCCGTGGTCGGTCTTTTTTAATCGGTGGTATCGGTGTCAATCGGTGTTAGGTTTCTCGCGATGCTGGCCGCTCGGCTCAGGTCTATCGCGTGAAGAGGGTGAGGGGGATGGCGTCACCCATGGCTCGGTAGCCTGCGGGAGATGGGTGCAGGTGATCGCCGGAGTCGTAGGCGGGCAGCAGGCGGTTGGGGTGTGCGGGGTCGCGGATGGCGCGGTCGAAGTCGATGACGGCGTCGAAGTGGCCGGGGGTGCGGATCCATTGGTTGATGGCCTGGCGGTCGGCTTCGCTGAGTGGGCCGGGGTGGTAGTAATCGGAGCCGGTGTAGGGCGTGATGGTCGCGCCGATGACTTTGAGGCCGCGGTCGTGGGCGCGCAGGATGATCTGCTGGTAGGCGGCGAGGATGCGGTCGGTGAAGGCGGCGTGCTCGGCGGGGCTGACTTCGTTGAGGCGCGTGAGGCCGCCGATGTCGTTGACGCCTTCGAAGACGATAAGAAACTTTGCGCCTGGCTGGGCGAGCACGTCGCGGTCAAAGCGCGCGAGGGCGTTGGGTCCTAGGCCGTCGGTGAGGAGATGATTGCCGCCGATGCCCTGATTGAGCACGCTTAAGTTGCGTGTGGCGGGTGCGGCCTGGAGGCGGGCGGCGAGCACGTCGGGCCAGCGGTCGTTGCCGTTGGTGGTGGCGGCGTGGCCGTCGGTGATGGAGTCGCCGAGGGTGACGATGGCGGCGGTGTTGGCGGGGGCTTCGACATCGACACCGGCGAGCTGATACCAGTGATCGAATTTTTTCGCGTTGGGTAGATCTGCGGCGGAGACTTCGTCGCCGTGGACGAGGTACGACGTGGAGCGTGAGCCGGCATGGGCTGTCTCGCATGTGGGCGGCTGGTCGTAGTGGATGGTGATGGCGAGGTTCGAGAGCGGGGCTGCGGTGAAGGGGATGGGGTCGGAGATGTACTCGGCGCCAGCGGGGATGATGACGTCGGGTTTACCTGCGAAGGTGAGGGCGCGGTCGGTTGCGGGATCGATCTGCGCGGCTGCGGGTGAGAGCGGCACGGCAATGTGCGCGGCGGTAATGTGGAGCGGCTCTGTACCGAAGGCGTTCGAGAGATGCACGCGCAGCTCGGTGCCGCCGATGGAGATGTGGACGATCTGGCGGAGGGTTGCGTCGGTGAGGTCTTCGGGCGGGAGCGAGTTTACGCGGAGGGGAATTTCTTGTGATGCGGCCCAGGTGCCGACCCAGTGTGTCTGCGGGTCTGTTTGGGGATGAGGCGTCTTCGCCAGCGATGGCACGGTGAGGGCGAGTGCGGCGATCAGGGTGAAGATTCTTCCTGCTGGGTGCATGGGTGTCTTATTATGGGTGTCGAACTAAATCGTTTATATAGGCGCGCTCTAAAAATAGCACCGCTGGAGGCGGATTTGTCCACACTAAATTCGGGTCTTCGAGTTTTTCTGGCAGTGGCGCTGGCTGGCTGCTCCTGCGCGACGCTTGCGCAGACCGCATCGCGGAAACCACCGGTCACGTTCACTGCGGAGCAGGACCATCAGGACATGATGGAGCAGCTTGGCATTGTGGCGTTGCGGCCGGGGCCGAGCGGCGATGAGAACGCGCCGAATCATGCGAACTATGACGAGTCGAAGGCGAATCCTTATCCGGAGCTGCCCGATGTGCTTGCGCTTAACGACGGCAGGAAGGTGACGACGGCGGAGATGTGGTGGAAGCTGCGACGGCCGGAGATTGTGGAGGACTTCGAGCGCGAGGTGTATGGGCGGATTCCGAAGCACACGCCGAAGGTGACGTGGACAGTAGCTGTGACGGACCACGAGTATGTAGGGTTCACGCCGGTGATTGCGAAGCGGCTGGTGGGACATGTGGACAACTCATCGTGTCCGCAGATTCATGTCGATATTCAGATGACGCTGGTTGTGCCGGCGAATGCAAAGGGCCCGGTGCCGGTGTTGATGATGTTTGGCCAGAGTGTGCTGCCGAATCCGACACAGCCTCCGGTGGAAGATGTGGAGAAGATTAATGCGAAGTTGAAGGAGCTGCTGGCGAAGGACGATCCTGAGATTGCGGAGATCTTCAAGAAGTATCCGGGGTATGATCCGGTGCCTGCGAAGCTGTTGAGCTTTCCGACGCGGCTGAATCCGGGTGAGGACCGTCCGCCGCACGAAGAGCTGCTGGCCGATGGCTGGGGCTACGCGATGATCGATCCGGCCAGTATTCAGGCGGACAATGGCGCGGGGCTGACGCGCGGGATTATCGGGCTGGTGAACCATGGGCAGCCGCGCAGGCCGGATGACTGGGGCTCGCTGCGGGCTTGGGAGTGGGGAGCGGCGCGCGGGTTGGATTATCTGGAGACCGATCCGGCGGTGGATGCGAAGCATGTGGGGATCGAGGGCGTGTCGCGCTACGGGAAGGCTGCGCTGGTGACGCTGGCGTTTGAACCGCGGTTTTACATGGGGCTGATCGGCTCGTCGGGCAAGGGCGGGACGACGCTGCTGAGGAGGAACTTCGGCGAGGCGGTCGAGAACCTGGCCAGTTCGGGCGAGTATCACTGGATGGCGGGGAACTTCATTAAATATGCGGCGGCGAGCTTGAAGTCGGGCGCGCGGCCGCTGAATCCGGGCGATCTGCCGGTGGATTCGCATGAGCTGATTGCGCTGTGCGCGCCGCGGCTGGTGTTTGTCAGCTATGGCGTGCCGGAGCAAGGTGATGCGAAGTGGCTCGATCACGAGGGCAGCTACATGGCTGCGGTGGCGGCGGGGCCGGTGTTCCGGCTGCTGGGTGTGAAGGGACTCAGCTCAAACGGTCAGAGTCTTGGCGATGACTACAAGACGGCGAAGATGCCTCCGGTGCTCGATGGACTGCTGGATGGCGAGCTGGCGTGGCGTCAGGATGCCGGCGGACACACGGATGCGCCGAATGTGAAGTACTTCATCATGTGGGCGGATGGGAAGATGGGGCGCGAGACGAGATTGAAGTAACATCCGGCGCGAGGTGCGTTTGCCTCCGCAAAAGGAACAACAGATTCCTCCACTGCGCTGCGGAATGGAAATACAAAAGACGATTGCAACAGAGGCTATTCCTGCTGGCGCCAGCGGGAGACGTACCAACGCGAGGTGAGGCGCTCGGTGATGCGGCTTTCGGTCTTCGCTGGACTGTGGAGTATCTCTTCAAACTTCGAGGCGCTGAGCGGTTTGGCGAGAAGGAAGCCTTGCAGCTCGTCGCACCTGAGACGGCGCAACTGCTCGAGCTGGCTGTTGGTCTCGACGCCTTCGGCTACAACAACCATGTCGAGTGCGTGCGCGAGTGAGATGATGGCCGAGACCATCGCGTAGCCCTCTTCGCCGTGGCGGTCGAGGCCGTCGATAAAGAAGCGGTCGATCTTCAATTGCTTGACGCGGAACTGCTGGAGGTGGGCGAGGCTGGAGTAGCCTTTGCCAAAGTCGTCGATAGCCACGTCGAAGCCAGCTTTCTGGAACTGGCGCACGACTTCAGAGGTCAGCTCGGCGTCGCGCATGGCTACGGTCTCCGTCATCTCAAACATGATCCAACTGGGGTCGACTCCCGCGGGGTTGGTGATGTCGAGGACCTGACGGACGTAATCGGGCTGGCGAAGCTGCTCGCGAGAGAGGTTGATGGCGATCTTCATGACGGGCACGCGCGCCTGCTTCCAGCGGCCGATATAGCGGCAGACTTCGGCGATGACCCAGTTGCCGATGGGAATGATCTGGCCTGTGCGCTCAGCGATGGAGATGAACTCGAGCGGCGAGATCTCGCCCAGGACGGGATGACGCCAGCGGATGAGCGCTTCGGCACCGAGCATCTCGCGCCTCATGCCAAACTTTGGCTGGAAACGGAGGGAGAGCTGGTTGTACTCGAGCGCTTCGGAGAGCCCGCGCTGGATCATGAGGGTCCTGCTGAGCGCTTCGCTCATCTTGATGTCGAAGAAGCTGCATGCGTTGCGCCCGCTCTGCTTGGCATCGTACATGGCGGTGTCGGCGTTCTTGAGCAGATCATCCACTGTGGCGCCGTCTTGCGGATAGGTTGCGCTGCCGAGGGACGCGGTGAGCCGGAGGGGCGAGCCGTTGATGAGGAAGTCCTGCCGGGTCCGCTCGAGAATACTTTCGGTAATCTGCTCGATGTCGCTGCGCTGGTTGAGTCTTTCGAGCAGGATGACGAACTCATCTCCGCTAAGGCGGGCCACGGTGTCTTCTTCGCGCACGCAGCGGATGAGGCGGCGGGAGAATTTGCGGAGCAGCTTGTCGCCTGCGGGGTGGCCGAGTGAGTCGTTGACGGTCTTGAAGCCGTCAAGGTCGATGAACAGCAGGGTGAAACTGCTGTTGGTGCGTCGGGCCTCGCCAATCGCTATCTCGATGCGTTCGATCAGGGAGTTGCGGTTGGGCAGGCCGGTCAGGGCGTCTTCGGTGGCCATGGCGAGAAGACGTTCATTGGCTTCAGCCAGCGAAGCATTGAGGCGGGCCTTTTCGAGTGAGGCATTGAGTTGAAACTCCTGCAGGTCGTAGCGTGCGTCGAGCATGGAGTACATCAGCGTCATGGGCAGGACGAGCAAGGTTGCGCCTGCGACTGTGAATGCCAGCCAGCCTGTACTGACGCCGTTGGCTGCATCACAGACAGACCCCATGGGAAAGTTCGCCGCGGCCATGCCCAGATAGTGCATGCCGGCAATGGCTAGTCCCATGACGAGGCCAGCAGCACAGCGTTTCAACAAAACATAAGACTGTTGGCCGTCACGCAGCTGGAAGGCGATCCAAAGCGCGACCCAGGATGCGACGATAGCGACACCGATGGATGCCCACAGGAGAACAGGCGTGTAGACGATGGCAGGACTCATGCGGAGCGCGGCCATGCCGGTGTAGTGCATGGCGGCAACGCCGAGACCCATGATCACGCCACCGATAGCGAGTCGTGTCCGGCTGAGTTCGTCGCGCGTGACCACAAAGAGCGCGAAACCCGAGACGACAATGGCGATCAGCATTGAGCAGATGGTGATGGGCGCATCGTAGCCGAGCTGGATCGGCATCCGAAAGGCGAGCATGCCGATGAAGTGCATCGACCAAATGCCCATGCCCATTGCCACGGCGCCGCCGCAGAGCCAGAAAAATCGCTTTCGGGAGCCGTGCAGCGAGCCGATGCGGCCAGCTAGGTCGAGCGCCGTGTAGGAGGCGAACATCGCCACCAGCAGCGAGAGAGCGACGAGATAGTAGTTATACGAACCTTGCATCGGGAGGAGCTCTCCGAGGAAGAATCCAATGCAATGCCACCCAAAACTGAGGGCTACCACTGGGATAACAGAGGAATGTGCCGAAACGGATACAACTGAAGTGTCAAAGGGGGTATCGAGAGGGGCCGGTACTTGCCCCAAAGCGGGTGGGAAGGCTGGACTGCTATACTTTGGCCGCGAGGAGCGGAGCAGGATTTCCGGTTGTGAAATCGTTTACTCACACGGAGTTGCCTGCTGTCTGCGCTTTAGACTTCAGCCATATTCATGGGTCTCATCCCGGTAAGGACACAGCACGATGTCGTTCCAGCAGAATAGTTTCCGCCTTGATCGCCGCGAATTTCTTCGCGCCTCTGCCGTTGCAGCAGCGGCGGGTGTCGGAGCACGGATGGTTCCTTCCGCGCTTGCGGCCGAGCCCGCAGCGAATACCGCTCCCGAGCTGCTCGAGACGTTCGGCTACGGTGAGGTCTCCTTCGAGCCGGGCGTCCATGAGACGCAGCTTCTGGAGACGCAGGCTGTGCTGATGAGCCTGGGGATGGACGAGTTATTGAAGCCGTACCGCGTGCGCGCAGGCCAGCCTGCTCCAGGGGCGAACCTGGGCGGTTGGTATGACGCCGATGCCTTCTGCCCTGGACACACCTATGGCCAGTGGCTCTCGGCGCTCTCACGTTCTTACGCGATCAGCGGAGATGCGAGCACGAAGGCAAAGATTAGGAGCATGGTGCAGGGGCTCAGGCAGGTCAAAGACCTGGACGTGTTCTTCAAGGGGAATGGTTTTGGCAATCGCTTCCCGGCGTACATCTTCGACAAGCTGAACTGCGGGCTGAGCGATGCGTACACGTTTGGAGACTGCCATGAGGCAGCCGATACGCTGGACTATGTGCTTCGGTCGGCGCAGCCTTCGCTACCGGGCAAGGCGTTGACGCGACCTGAGCAGGCGGCGCGTCCGCATAAAGACGTCTCGTACACGTGGGACGAGAGCTACACGCTGGGCGAGAACCTTTTTCTGGCGTGGCAGCGCACGGGCGACAAGCGCTATCGGGAGATGGCGGTGGCTTATCTGTATGACGAGTTCTTCAAGCCGCTGGCGGCGGGCGATAACGTGCTGCCGGGGAACCATGCGTACAGCCACCTGAACTCGATGAATTCGGCGGCGATGGCTTACATCGTGTTGAAGGACCCAACGTACTTGAAGGCCGCGGTGAACGGCTTCAACTTTGTGCAGCAGCAGAGCTATGCGACCGGCGGCTGGGGACCGCAGGAGGCGTTCGTCACACCGGGCAAGGGTGAGCTGGCGACGAGCTTGACGAAGACGCATGCGAGCTTCGAGACCCCTTGTGGTGCGTATGGCGAGTTCAAGCTGACCAGGTATCTGCTGCGCATCACAGGTGACGCGAGCTACGGCGACGCGATGGAGACGGTGATGTACAACACCATTCTCGGAGCCAAGCCATTGCAGACAAGCGGGCAGGCGTTTTACTACTCGGACTACAACCCTGAGGGGCAGAAGGTGTACCACCCGGACAAGTGGCCTTGCTGCTCGGGGACGATTACGCAGATCGCCGCGGACTATCGCATCAGCACGTATCTGCGGGATTCAGATGGCGTGTATGTGAACCTCTATATTCCTTCGACGCTCAAGTGGAAGCACGCGGGCCACGAGGTTTTGCTGCGGCAGACGGGGAGCTATCCGTTCGATGAGCGCGTGTCGATCGATGTGCGGGCGGCTGGGCCTGCGCGGTTTGCGCTGCGGTTGAGGATTCCGGCGTGGGCTAAAGGTGCGCGCGTCACCGTCAATGGCAAACATGTGCGCGGGGTGACAGCGGGAAGGTTTGCCGTGATCGATCGCACGTGGGGCGCGAATGATCGCGTTGAACTTACGTTGCCGTTGACGACACGACTCGAGCAGGTCGATCCGGAGACGCCGAACATGGTGGCCCTGATGCATGGGCCGCTGGTGCTGTTTGTGCTGGGTGGCGGATTGCAGAAGCTGCCGGAGAAGACGCTGCTGGGCGCGGAACAGACTGCTCCGGCGGAGTGGCTTGTTCATGCGCCTGCTGGGGATGTTCACCTGCGGCCGTTCACGGCGATCAAAGAG
This is a stretch of genomic DNA from Edaphobacter acidisoli. It encodes these proteins:
- a CDS encoding SGNH/GDSL hydrolase family protein, whose protein sequence is MHPAGRIFTLIAALALTVPSLAKTPHPQTDPQTHWVGTWAASQEIPLRVNSLPPEDLTDATLRQIVHISIGGTELRVHLSNAFGTEPLHITAAHIAVPLSPAAAQIDPATDRALTFAGKPDVIIPAGAEYISDPIPFTAAPLSNLAITIHYDQPPTCETAHAGSRSTSYLVHGDEVSAADLPNAKKFDHWYQLAGVDVEAPANTAAIVTLGDSITDGHAATTNGNDRWPDVLAARLQAAPATRNLSVLNQGIGGNHLLTDGLGPNALARFDRDVLAQPGAKFLIVFEGVNDIGGLTRLNEVSPAEHAAFTDRILAAYQQIILRAHDRGLKVIGATITPYTGSDYYHPGPLSEADRQAINQWIRTPGHFDAVIDFDRAIRDPAHPNRLLPAYDSGDHLHPSPAGYRAMGDAIPLTLFTR
- a CDS encoding alpha/beta hydrolase family protein — protein: MSTLNSGLRVFLAVALAGCSCATLAQTASRKPPVTFTAEQDHQDMMEQLGIVALRPGPSGDENAPNHANYDESKANPYPELPDVLALNDGRKVTTAEMWWKLRRPEIVEDFEREVYGRIPKHTPKVTWTVAVTDHEYVGFTPVIAKRLVGHVDNSSCPQIHVDIQMTLVVPANAKGPVPVLMMFGQSVLPNPTQPPVEDVEKINAKLKELLAKDDPEIAEIFKKYPGYDPVPAKLLSFPTRLNPGEDRPPHEELLADGWGYAMIDPASIQADNGAGLTRGIIGLVNHGQPRRPDDWGSLRAWEWGAARGLDYLETDPAVDAKHVGIEGVSRYGKAALVTLAFEPRFYMGLIGSSGKGGTTLLRRNFGEAVENLASSGEYHWMAGNFIKYAAASLKSGARPLNPGDLPVDSHELIALCAPRLVFVSYGVPEQGDAKWLDHEGSYMAAVAAGPVFRLLGVKGLSSNGQSLGDDYKTAKMPPVLDGLLDGELAWRQDAGGHTDAPNVKYFIMWADGKMGRETRLK
- a CDS encoding putative bifunctional diguanylate cyclase/phosphodiesterase, whose amino-acid sequence is MQGSYNYYLVALSLLVAMFASYTALDLAGRIGSLHGSRKRFFWLCGGAVAMGMGIWSMHFIGMLAFRMPIQLGYDAPITICSMLIAIVVSGFALFVVTRDELSRTRLAIGGVIMGLGVAAMHYTGMAALRMSPAIVYTPVLLWASIGVAIVASWVALWIAFQLRDGQQSYVLLKRCAAGLVMGLAIAGMHYLGMAAANFPMGSVCDAANGVSTGWLAFTVAGATLLVLPMTLMYSMLDARYDLQEFQLNASLEKARLNASLAEANERLLAMATEDALTGLPNRNSLIERIEIAIGEARRTNSSFTLLFIDLDGFKTVNDSLGHPAGDKLLRKFSRRLIRCVREEDTVARLSGDEFVILLERLNQRSDIEQITESILERTRQDFLINGSPLRLTASLGSATYPQDGATVDDLLKNADTAMYDAKQSGRNACSFFDIKMSEALSRTLMIQRGLSEALEYNQLSLRFQPKFGMRREMLGAEALIRWRHPVLGEISPLEFISIAERTGQIIPIGNWVIAEVCRYIGRWKQARVPVMKIAINLSREQLRQPDYVRQVLDITNPAGVDPSWIMFEMTETVAMRDAELTSEVVRQFQKAGFDVAIDDFGKGYSSLAHLQQFRVKQLKIDRFFIDGLDRHGEEGYAMVSAIISLAHALDMVVVAEGVETNSQLEQLRRLRCDELQGFLLAKPLSASKFEEILHSPAKTESRITERLTSRWYVSRWRQQE
- a CDS encoding beta-L-arabinofuranosidase domain-containing protein, whose amino-acid sequence is MSFQQNSFRLDRREFLRASAVAAAAGVGARMVPSALAAEPAANTAPELLETFGYGEVSFEPGVHETQLLETQAVLMSLGMDELLKPYRVRAGQPAPGANLGGWYDADAFCPGHTYGQWLSALSRSYAISGDASTKAKIRSMVQGLRQVKDLDVFFKGNGFGNRFPAYIFDKLNCGLSDAYTFGDCHEAADTLDYVLRSAQPSLPGKALTRPEQAARPHKDVSYTWDESYTLGENLFLAWQRTGDKRYREMAVAYLYDEFFKPLAAGDNVLPGNHAYSHLNSMNSAAMAYIVLKDPTYLKAAVNGFNFVQQQSYATGGWGPQEAFVTPGKGELATSLTKTHASFETPCGAYGEFKLTRYLLRITGDASYGDAMETVMYNTILGAKPLQTSGQAFYYSDYNPEGQKVYHPDKWPCCSGTITQIAADYRISTYLRDSDGVYVNLYIPSTLKWKHAGHEVLLRQTGSYPFDERVSIDVRAAGPARFALRLRIPAWAKGARVTVNGKHVRGVTAGRFAVIDRTWGANDRVELTLPLTTRLEQVDPETPNMVALMHGPLVLFVLGGGLQKLPEKTLLGAEQTAPAEWLVHAPAGDVHLRPFTAIKEEKYSTYVQLV